The Dioscorea cayenensis subsp. rotundata cultivar TDr96_F1 chromosome 19, TDr96_F1_v2_PseudoChromosome.rev07_lg8_w22 25.fasta, whole genome shotgun sequence genome includes a window with the following:
- the LOC120283671 gene encoding root phototropism protein 2-like — MTDKYYEGNLAGRSEDFLAQVALKTLPGAVLVLKSCESLLPMAEDIGLVQRCVDVIALKACNESNFPTRSQAEWWAFELAPLSPNSLHKILAAMKSHGATPKTLATTVSTYGKKSMTVLLYLPSNFPTSLSGDTLSHQRGLLESFVAILPPDSDAPLHTSLILCLLYASNFLSASNACHYVLQRRLSHAIIQATSDNLLAVTQDDPDDRIRRVFSRLIGKEESEAHSA, encoded by the exons ATGACTGATAAGTATTATGAAGGGAATTTGGCAGGGAGGTCAGAAGATTTCTTGGCTCAGGTGGCGTTGAAGACTTTGCCCGGAGCTGTCCTTGTGCTCAAATCTTGTGAGAGTCTTCTTCCTATGGCTGAAGATATTGGACTCGTTCAGAGATGTGTGGATGTTATTGCCTTGAAG GCATGCAACGAGTCAAACTTTCCAACTCGGTCTCAAGCCGAGTGGTGGGCCTTTGAGTTGGCCCCTCTAAGCCCTAACTCGCTCCACAAGATCCTCGCCGCCATGAAATCCCACGGCGCCacccccaaaaccctagccaccaccgTCTCCACCTACGGCAAGAAGTCCATGACCGTCCTCCTCTACCTTCCCAGCAACTTCCCCACCTCCCTCTCCGGCGACACCCTCTCCCACCAACGCGGACTTCTCGAATCATTCGTCGCCATTCTCCCTCCTGACAGCGACGCCCCCCTCCACACCAGCTTAATTTTGTGCCTTCTTTACGCCTCCAACTTCCTATCCGCTTCCAACGCCTGCCACTATGTGCTCCAGCGCCGGCTTTCCCACGCCATCATCCAAGCCACTTCTGACAACCTCCTAGCCGTTACCCAAGATGACCCCGATGATCGCATCCGCCGGGTTTTCTCTCGCTTAATTGGGAAGGAGGAGTCGGAGGCACATAGTGCATGA
- the LOC120250384 gene encoding BTB/POZ domain-containing protein At3g08570-like isoform X1, translating into MVLASEPSFPSAFPKLSSSPRFHSSISKRIFSDVVGDITIYVDGQPFLLHKFPLVSRSGKIRKMVVDSKDPDLSKLELHNVPGGAETFELAAKFCYGTNFEITTRNVAHLRCIAEYLEMTDDYREENLISRTETYLNEIVVQGLEKSVEVLCSCEGLNSMAEDIGILDRCIDAIAINASKEQLVSGLARLECDGETGKLKLGCQDWWLEDLSVLKIDIYQRVIAAMRRTGVRSDSITASIIHYAQMSLKGIEKRQAWDSSMVIGDEQRLVIETLVGLLSTEKITSVPLSFLFGMLRMAIVVDAALGCKLELERRIGFQLDMASLDDLLIPSLQNSDSVFDVDTVHRILVNFLQRVEEEDSEESSKCGYESDGLKSPSHDAILKVGRLMDGYLAEIAPDPYLKLPKFMAIIELLPDYARLIEDGLYRAVDIYLKAHPSLTESECKRLCKLIDCSKLSQEASNHAAQNDRLPVQMAVRVLYFEQLRLKSSLSGSSADGFFSQRMISSSGAPSLAVSPRDNYASLRRENRELKLEISRMRVRLSELEKEQAFMKQGMRDNKSGEHGRAFFASLSRGIGRIGIFGQGHGQQQKSTRKSQGSEGKHRRRQRRSV; encoded by the exons ATGGTGCTGGCGTCCGAGCCCTCTTTCCCTTCCGCTTTTCCCAAGCTCTCATCTTCGCCTCGCTTCCATAGCTCTATCAGCAAGAG GATATTTTCAGATGTGGTTGGGGATATCACTATTTATGTTGATGGGCAACCGTTTCTGTTGCACAAG TTTCCATTGGTTTCTCGGAGTGGAAAAATTCGCAAAATGGTTGTTGATTCCAAGGATCCAGATCTCTCCAAGTTAGAGCTTCATAATGTGCCTGGAGGGGCTGAAACCTTTGAACTTGCTGCAAAATTTTGTTATGGGACAAACTTTGAGATAACCACTAGGAACGTTGCCCACCTTCGTTGCATTGCCGAGTATCTGGAAATGACAGATGATTACAGGGAAGAAAATCTTATTTCCAGGACGGAGACCTATTTGAATGAGATTGTGGTGCAGGGCCTAGAGAAATCTGTGGAAGTTCTATGTTCATGTGAGGGACTTAATTCCATGGCTGAGGATATCGGTATTCTAGACAGATGCATAGATGCAATTGCCATTAATGCTAGCAAGGAGCAGTTGGTTTCTGGTTTAGCACGATTAGAGTGTGATGGTGAAACCGGGAAGCTGAAGCTGGGTTGCCAAGACTGGTGGTTGGAGGATCTTTCAGTATTGAAAATTGATATCTATCAACGAGTTATTGCTGCCATGAGGAGAACAGGTGTGAGATCAGATAGCATCACTGCATCGATTATACACTATGCGCAAATGTCTCTCAAAGGTATTGAGAAACGGCAGGCTTGGGACTCTAGTATGGTTATTGGCGATGAACAAAGGCTGGTAATTGAGACTCTTGTCGGCCTCTTATCAACTGAGAAAATCACTTCAGTTCCACTCTCCTTTCTGTTCGGTATGCTAAGGATGGCCATAGTAGTTGATGCTGCTCTTGGTTGTAAACTTGAACTTGAGAGGAGGATCGGTTTCCAGTTGGATATGGCTTCATTAGATGACCTGCTTATTCCATCATTGCAGAACAGTGATTCTGTATTTGATGTGGATACTGTCCATCGGATACTGGTGAATTTCTTGCAAAGGGTTGAAGAGGAAGACTCGGAGGAGTCATCAAAATGTGGATATGAATCGGATGGCCTTAAATCTCCAAGTCATGATGCAATTTTGAAGGTGGGGAGGCTCATGGATGGATATCTTGCAGAAATTGCACCTGATCCATATCTAAAACTACCAAAATTTATGGCAATCATCGAATTATTGCCAGATTATGCACGTCTAATTGAGGATGGATTGTACAGGGCTGTTGACATATATTTGAAG GCCCATCCATCCCTGACGGAGTCTGAGTGCAAAAGACTCTGTAAGTTGATAGACTGCTCAAAGCTCTCCCAAGAAGCCTCGAACCATGCCGCTCAAAACGATCGCCTCCCGGTTCAAATGGCTGTGCGTGTCCTCTACTTCGAACAACTCCGCCTCAAGTCCTCACTCTCAGGAAGCTCAGCTGATGGCTTCTTCTCTCAAAGAATGATCAGCAGTAGCGGTGCTCCAAGCCTTGCTGTATCTCCTAGAGACAACTATGCATCTCTGAGAAGAGAGAACCGTGAACTCAAGCTTGAAATCTCAAGAATGCGGGTTAGGCTAAGTGAACTGGAAAAAGAGCAGGCATTCATGAAACAAGGAATGAGGGACAATAAGTCTGGTGAGCATGGTCGGGCATTCTTCGCATCCCTATCCAGAGGTATTGGTCGAATTGGGATCTTCGGTCAAGGCCATGgacaacaacaaaagagcacAAGGAAGTCACAGGGATCTGAAGGCAAGCATAGAAGACGGCAAAGGCGATCAGTTTGA
- the LOC120250384 gene encoding BTB/POZ domain-containing protein At3g08570-like isoform X2 — MVVDSKDPDLSKLELHNVPGGAETFELAAKFCYGTNFEITTRNVAHLRCIAEYLEMTDDYREENLISRTETYLNEIVVQGLEKSVEVLCSCEGLNSMAEDIGILDRCIDAIAINASKEQLVSGLARLECDGETGKLKLGCQDWWLEDLSVLKIDIYQRVIAAMRRTGVRSDSITASIIHYAQMSLKGIEKRQAWDSSMVIGDEQRLVIETLVGLLSTEKITSVPLSFLFGMLRMAIVVDAALGCKLELERRIGFQLDMASLDDLLIPSLQNSDSVFDVDTVHRILVNFLQRVEEEDSEESSKCGYESDGLKSPSHDAILKVGRLMDGYLAEIAPDPYLKLPKFMAIIELLPDYARLIEDGLYRAVDIYLKAHPSLTESECKRLCKLIDCSKLSQEASNHAAQNDRLPVQMAVRVLYFEQLRLKSSLSGSSADGFFSQRMISSSGAPSLAVSPRDNYASLRRENRELKLEISRMRVRLSELEKEQAFMKQGMRDNKSGEHGRAFFASLSRGIGRIGIFGQGHGQQQKSTRKSQGSEGKHRRRQRRSV; from the exons ATGGTTGTTGATTCCAAGGATCCAGATCTCTCCAAGTTAGAGCTTCATAATGTGCCTGGAGGGGCTGAAACCTTTGAACTTGCTGCAAAATTTTGTTATGGGACAAACTTTGAGATAACCACTAGGAACGTTGCCCACCTTCGTTGCATTGCCGAGTATCTGGAAATGACAGATGATTACAGGGAAGAAAATCTTATTTCCAGGACGGAGACCTATTTGAATGAGATTGTGGTGCAGGGCCTAGAGAAATCTGTGGAAGTTCTATGTTCATGTGAGGGACTTAATTCCATGGCTGAGGATATCGGTATTCTAGACAGATGCATAGATGCAATTGCCATTAATGCTAGCAAGGAGCAGTTGGTTTCTGGTTTAGCACGATTAGAGTGTGATGGTGAAACCGGGAAGCTGAAGCTGGGTTGCCAAGACTGGTGGTTGGAGGATCTTTCAGTATTGAAAATTGATATCTATCAACGAGTTATTGCTGCCATGAGGAGAACAGGTGTGAGATCAGATAGCATCACTGCATCGATTATACACTATGCGCAAATGTCTCTCAAAGGTATTGAGAAACGGCAGGCTTGGGACTCTAGTATGGTTATTGGCGATGAACAAAGGCTGGTAATTGAGACTCTTGTCGGCCTCTTATCAACTGAGAAAATCACTTCAGTTCCACTCTCCTTTCTGTTCGGTATGCTAAGGATGGCCATAGTAGTTGATGCTGCTCTTGGTTGTAAACTTGAACTTGAGAGGAGGATCGGTTTCCAGTTGGATATGGCTTCATTAGATGACCTGCTTATTCCATCATTGCAGAACAGTGATTCTGTATTTGATGTGGATACTGTCCATCGGATACTGGTGAATTTCTTGCAAAGGGTTGAAGAGGAAGACTCGGAGGAGTCATCAAAATGTGGATATGAATCGGATGGCCTTAAATCTCCAAGTCATGATGCAATTTTGAAGGTGGGGAGGCTCATGGATGGATATCTTGCAGAAATTGCACCTGATCCATATCTAAAACTACCAAAATTTATGGCAATCATCGAATTATTGCCAGATTATGCACGTCTAATTGAGGATGGATTGTACAGGGCTGTTGACATATATTTGAAG GCCCATCCATCCCTGACGGAGTCTGAGTGCAAAAGACTCTGTAAGTTGATAGACTGCTCAAAGCTCTCCCAAGAAGCCTCGAACCATGCCGCTCAAAACGATCGCCTCCCGGTTCAAATGGCTGTGCGTGTCCTCTACTTCGAACAACTCCGCCTCAAGTCCTCACTCTCAGGAAGCTCAGCTGATGGCTTCTTCTCTCAAAGAATGATCAGCAGTAGCGGTGCTCCAAGCCTTGCTGTATCTCCTAGAGACAACTATGCATCTCTGAGAAGAGAGAACCGTGAACTCAAGCTTGAAATCTCAAGAATGCGGGTTAGGCTAAGTGAACTGGAAAAAGAGCAGGCATTCATGAAACAAGGAATGAGGGACAATAAGTCTGGTGAGCATGGTCGGGCATTCTTCGCATCCCTATCCAGAGGTATTGGTCGAATTGGGATCTTCGGTCAAGGCCATGgacaacaacaaaagagcacAAGGAAGTCACAGGGATCTGAAGGCAAGCATAGAAGACGGCAAAGGCGATCAGTTTGA
- the LOC120250338 gene encoding uncharacterized protein LOC120250338 gives MESFQGFIIFITFVVLLSAYQYKAQSPGSSTIPAKQLDSVLQGYGFSAFVRPHTGVIYDANVPVNLTGIKVSVLRLRSGSLLGRGVHSFKEFDIPVGVWVHPYVERLVFVYQNLGNWSSVYYPLPGFRYLAPVLSLLIYDAANLSATNLPEIDFVASKLPISINFTNVAPVPSGLTPKCVWFNLDGSPEFRELVTDNVCSTYRQGHFSIVVNSTGLAPSPAPSAGPNVGPIPVRHKSHNSTVWKIVGGVLGGFVILVLAAWLLGLLLRYTQKKKVAKMEQHAEVGETLRMARVGNAQAPVAYGTRTQPMLENEYVA, from the coding sequence ATGGAGTCTTTCCAGGGCTTCATTATCTTTATCACATTTGTCGTGCTTCTCTCTGCTTATCAGTACAAAGCTCAGTCGCCAGGCTCTTCTACTATTCCTGCCAAACAACTGGATTCAGTTCTCCAAGGCTATGGTTTCAGTGCTTTTGTTCGTCCTCACACTGGAGTGATATATGATGCCAATGTGCCTGTCAATCTCACTGGTATCAAGGTTTCCGTTCTTAGACTTCGAAGTGGGAGTTTGTTGGGCAGAGGGGTTCACAGCTTCAAGGAATTTGATATACCTGTTGGGGTTTGGGTTCATCCCTATGTTGAGAGGCTTGTGTTTGTTTACCAGAATTTGGGTAACTGGTCTTCAGTTTACTACCCATTGCCTGGTTTCAGGTATCTGGCTCCTGTACTCAGCCTTCTAATCTATGATGCAGCAAATTTATCAGCAACCAACTTGCCAGAGATTGATTTTGTGGCTTCAAAATTGCCTATTTCGATAAACTTCACAAATGTGGCTCCAGTGCCCAGTGGGCTTACTCCAAAGTGTGTGTGGTTTAATTTGGATGGCTCACCGGAGTTTCGAGAATTGGTGACGGACAATGTATGTTCGACTTATCGGCAGGGGCACTTCTCCATTGTTGTCAATTCTACTGGGCTTGCTCCTTCTCCAGCACCAAGTGCCGGGCCAAATGTAGGTCCTATTCCTGTGCGTCACAAGAGTCACAATTCAACGGTGTGGAAGATTGTTGGTGGTGTGCTGGGAGGCTTTGTCATTCTAGTATTGGCTGCTTGGCTTTTGGGACTGTTACTCAGATACACGCAAAAGAAGAAGGTGGCAAAGATGGAGCAGCATGCTGAAGTAGGGGAAACTTTACGGATGGCGAGGGTTGGGAATGCTCAGGCACCTGTGGCATATGGTACACGCACCCAACCAATGCTTGAGAATGAATATGTTGCATAA